In Arcanobacterium canis, the sequence TTGCTCGCATCCGCCATGCCACCACGGATTTCATCAATGCTGAGCAGGACGCGTCCTAGAATTCGGTTCGCACCTCGAGCGTTGATACGCTCAGTCATCTGAGAGGCAACAGACTTAGCCAACGTTCCAGCCAAATAATTCACACCGTCGTCGGTCACGAGACGCAGCTGCTGACGAGAGGCCGTCGCCAGGTCTTTTCCACCCACACGCGCAACCTCACGCGTGAATCCCGATGGAATGTAGAGGATAGCTCGCACACCTTCACGTGTCATTTCACGTTCAGCGTCAGCCTTACTCATCTTTTTCCAGGTGAATCCCACTTCTTCACCCGCTTTGGGCTCAATGAGTGCTTGGGTGAGTTCCTTACCGAGATCCAGCTCCTCACTCTTTCCCGTGATGAGTGTAGCGGTGTAGGGGTGGTCTTCATTCACGACCGCAGCCACGATCTTGTCAAGACGATGAGTAGGGTTTTGGTACGTCATCGTCAGCAATCCTGCGTAAAGTAGCGGAATCACAAAAACCGCGATCAACACAATCGCTGTGGCCAAACGAGGCCCCTTCATCCGGGTCATCATGAGTGAATTTCTCCTAGTTTCGATTAACTAGCAAACACGATACGCCCCTGTATCCAATCGTTTCAATACACCTATGTATCAAGTGATGGGATAGACTTTGCTCCCGGGGGTGATCTGACCTCACCCCGGCGTTGCAGCGCGCATATTGCCCCGACGTCAGGAAATACATGAAGGAGACAAGGTGGCCGAATCTGCCAGAAAAAGTGCAATGGAGCGGCTTCTCGAGGGCACACTATCTGAGCGGCGCCTCCACACTCGAATGCGTCTACTCAAAGCCGGTGAAGAATTGATCGCTTCTCACGGGATACTTGGCACCTCAGTAGGCGACATCACGAAAAAGGCCGGATTTACGCGTGGAGCGTTCTATTCCAACTTCCGCGACATGGATCATTTCGTTCAGACCCTGGCAAGTGAGCAGTGGGAACGTATTCTTCATGCGCTTTCCGATGCTTTCGACTCCCCGGCGCACACCCACACCGGATCACACGCCGACGACGCCGAAACGCTGGCTCGCCTGGCAGAACTCGGCCAACGTATCGTCGAGGCGATCCCGCTAACTCGGGAAACGTCGCTCCTTCTGACAGAGTTTTCAACCTATCTGGCACGTTCAGAAAATAAGGACACCCCGCTTCGAGCAGGCGCAGACACTTTTGCTCGACAACTCGCTGAGGTCATTGATACTCGACTGGCAGCAATTGGCCGACGAACGACACTGTCAACTGCCGATACCGTCCAAGTTATTTTGGCGATGGCTGAACGCTCGATCACCCAAGCGCTGACGCGTGGGAAATCGAACTACACGGAACTCCTTGTGCGAACGCTTCCTGAAATTTTGGTTCGGCTCACCCAGCCGAGTGCCGAGCAATCGCCTCAGCAATAAATGGCCTGAGCGACTCCTTGACGCGCTCCCACGAGCGCGTACCAAGTCCAGCAAGCCACCCGTGGAATGTGCCAGGAAAGGCATGCAACTGAACGTTTGCCCCGGCGTCGGCGAGAGACAGATACCAAGCGATTCCTTCGTCACGCAGGGTATCGACCGGATTAACAGCGATCCACACCGGAGGAAATTCCTCGCTCACCTGCGTCACTTCTGGCTCAATGACACTGCGATCACAAAGAGAACCGAAATACGCGTCCCAAGAGAATTGGGCAGCCTGAGCACTCCACGTCACGGCATCAGCGTATGTGTTAAAAGACGGTGTATCCATGCGCGGGCTCAGACACGGCTCAAGTGCAATCACGCCCGCGAGTGTACTCAATTCCTCCTCACTTAACCGAGCAAGAAGCTGACGAATCATGCCAGAACCAGCTGAGTCGCCGTAGAGGATAATCGGCACATCAGGCCATTCACCACGCACATATCGCAACGTCGCCACTGTGTCCTCAAGTCCTGCGGGGTGAGGATAATCGGGAGCGAGCGCGTAATCAGGCGCCGCAGTCACAAGTGTTTTTTCGCCGTCAGGCCACAGATCGTCACCAAATTCCTTGATGAGTTCGCAGCATCGCTCGTCCTCAAATTTTGCGCGACCTGCCACATACCCGCCACCATGGATCACAAATAAGACTGCACCGGGGGCAACGCCCTGACGCGTGATCACACGCAATTCAACTTCGCGTCCCGTCGGTTGGGAGTCGTGAGGTTCGCCGACGGCTGGCGGAAGCGTCATGCTGGGCACAGCACGTTGCTCACGGCTAAAGCCGTGGGGCATCGTCGGTTCAACATAGGCGGCTTCACTCGCCTTCCGCCAAGCACGAATGTCAGAGTTGACCGACGGCGGATTCGCTTCCACAAGCGCCACTAATTCGCGATCCAGATACGGTTTCGCCTGGCCAGCAATGTTCATCATCTTGCTTCTCCCCTCAGATACGCTGAAACTGCACCGCGCCGGTGATATTAACGATTTTCTACGGCGTTAACAAACCACTGTGTGATCGACGTAGGATGCGTAATCCCTGTTCCGACGACGACGGCGAAGGCACCGGCCTCCATAACCGCCGCAGCGTCGGCAGGCGTGTGTACACGACCCTCGCACAACACGGGTACCTCAGGGAACGCCTCAACCATTTGGCGCAAAAGCTCAAAATCTGGCCCATGAGACTTCTCGCGTTCGCCTGTATAACCAGCCAAAGTCGTGGAAATAATGTCGGAACCAGCTTCAACCGCCATGACTGCATCGTCGAAGGAACCACAGTCGGCCATCACCAGTGTGCCGTCATCGTGAAGAGCAGCGACGGTTTCGCCGTATGTGCGACCATCGGGACGCGGGCGGCGGGTAGCGTCAATCGCGACGATATCGGAACCGGCAAGGCGGCAGGCGCGCGCGTGATGAAGTGTCGGAGTGATGAAAACGCCGTCGTGCCCTTCTTTCCACAGTCCGATGACGGGAATTTCTACGCGACCTTTAATCGCTGAAATATCGGCAAGACCCTGGCATCGAATCGCCGCAGCACCGCCGATTTCGGCAGCACGGGCAATCTGAGCCATCGTTTCCGGATTGCGCATGGGCTCACCCGGGTATGCCTGGACGGACACAACAAGTTTGCCTCGAAGCTGTTCAATAAGCGGATTCATGATTCCTCGATTCTGGCCAAAGACCGGCGATTATTGTTGACGGAAGAAGTGCTAGAGCGAATGATGGTCACGCGATCTGGCAATGAAGTTGTGATACGCACCCAGGAGTGGCGCATCGTCGCCAAGTTCACCGCCGACAATGGGAACGCATGAAACCCCGTCCATCGCCCCAGCGGCATACCCGGCGCGAAGGCTATCCCACCATTCCTCACCATTTTTGTTTGCCACAGAACCTGACACGACGATGATGTTCGGATCGATGCAGTTCGCCAGGGAGGATAGAACCTCGCCGACGGCGTAGGCAGACTCAGTGAAGCAAGAGCGAGCAAGTTCATCACCGGCGTCGGCGCGCATACGCAACTGAGCACCGTCGGCAACCTTTTCGACGTCGGAGCGTTGGTTGTACCAGGCGGCAAGTCCTGAGCCTGAAGCGAAGGCTTCCAGATGTCCACTGCGCCCGCACGAGCAGGGCACACCCGCGCCGAAGTGATGGTGGACGTGTCCGAAATGCCCTGCAAGATTGTGAGCACCGAAACTGATCTCGCCATTGTCGATCACTGCTCCGCCGATGCCGGTGCCAACGGCAATCGAGGCGACAATGCCGCAGCCTCGACCTGCACCCATCGTTGCTTCACCTAAACCGTGAGCGTGAACGTCGTTGATAATCCAGACAGGAACACCCGTGGCATGGCGGAGAAGACCACCGAGTGGCGTACCGCTCCATCCAGGCAAAGTGTCAGTGGCCGAAATGATCGCGCCTGTTTCTGGATCGACAACACCCGCACTAGCGATAGCTACACCAACACACGAATGCTCGACAACCAGCGATTGCGTCAGTTCGACGAGGCGACGCGCCAGATCTGCTCCGCCTTTGGGAGCCTCCGTTGGCATGACGCCTCGGGCAACAGTGGTCAGGTCCGAGCGGGTGAGGGGAGCATGAGAGGAATCAGGGTGCGAGTGTGAATGAGCGAATACCGCCCAGCCAACTTTTGTCCCGCCGATGTCGAGCGCGAGTACCCGCCCGTTAATCTGACTCATCTTTGCTATCCCCCTTGTGTGTGATGTGTGGGGGTGGACTCACGCCCACCCCCACACGAACGAATCACGCAAGCAATCCTGCTTCGCGGAGCTTTGCCGATACCCATTCGTAGTTCTCGCCTTCGAGTGGGAGAACCGGGGTAGGCATTTCGTTGGTTTCAAAAACGCCCAGTGCCTTCAGGGCAGCCTTGAAAGCGCCAACACCTGCTCCGAAACCTGCCACGCCCTTGACGAACACCATCGTCATCAGGTCAGCAAGACGATCCTGCTCAGCCTTGACGGTGGGCCAATCGCCTGCCTGGGCGGCCTTCCACATACGCACGTAACCATCAGGATCGACGTTTGCCAGGCCCGGAACCGAGCCGTCAGCACCGCCAAGCAGCGCGCCGTCAACCACGACCTCGTGACCAGTGAGCAGCTGGAGCGGATGCCCGGCAGCTTCGTTCATGCGAACGAGCCAACGGAAGGAAACATCATCGCCCGAAGAGTCCTTCACGCCCGAAAGGATCCCCTCAGAGGCCAGGCGCATGATGAACTGCGGGGAAAGCTTCCAGTGTACGCACACCGGGATGTCGTAGGCCCAGATCGGCAGGTCAGTTGCCTCGTGGAGTGCCTTGAAATGACGGTAGACGTCTTCTTCACCCTGGAGCACGTAGAACGGAGCGGTGGCAACGATACCATCGACGCCGAACTTCTCAGCCTGCTTAATGTGCTCGATCACGCGCTCAGTTTCAGTGTCGATGACACCGGCAAGAACCGGAACACGGCCAGCGACAATGCGCGTCGCCTCGCGCAGAATTTCCTCACGGCGAGCCGACGTCGAGAACGCGACCTCACCTGTGGAACCCAACACGAACAGGCCGTCGATTCCCGCCTCGATCATGCGATTGATGGAACGCTCGAGTGAAACAACATCGAGTTTTGTGTTCTTGAGCGGAATTGCCAGCGGAGGTACAACGCCGCTGATTGGCTTTGTCATTGCTCTTTCTCCTTAAAGAGTGGGGTGAAGTAGCGACGGGGCTGCACCAAGGAGCTTCTTGGTGTAGTCGTCTTGGGGGTTGGCGAGGAGCTCGTGAGCGGGCCCCTCCTCCACGATCTGACCGTGGTTCATCACCGCAATACGATCCGAGATGTACCGAACAGTCTGAATATCGTGCGAGATAAAGACCATCGCAAGGCCCAGCTCCTTCTTCAAGTCCATTAGAAGGTTGAGAATCTGGGCGCGAACCGACACATCGAGTGCCGAGGTCGGCTCGTCAGCGATGATTGCCTTCGGTTCGAGCGCAAGTGCGCGAGCAATTGCTACGCGCTGGCGCTGTCCACCGGAAAGTTGACCCGGAAGCGCATCCAGTGCCGACGTCGGCAATCCGACGACGGAAATCAACTCTCGTACGCGAGCAGCGCGTGACGTTTCGTCACCAATACCGTGTACACGCAACGGGTCAGCGAGCTGGTCAGATACTGTCATACGCGGATTGAGGGCAGTGGCGGGATCTTGGAAGACGACGGAGATGACGCGGCCGATCTTACGACGGTCTGCAGCACTTCGTTTCGTCACCTCCTCGCCGTTGAAGAACACTTGGCCTGAAGTTGCCGGCTGAAGACCGATCATCACGTTGGCCATTGTGGACTTACCAGAACCCGATTCGCCCACGATACCAACGGTCTGACCAGGCATCACCTGGATATTGACGCCGCGCACAGCGCGAACCTTGTTGGGGTGGAAAATCGAGCCTGTACGCGTCCGGAATGTCACTTCCACATTGCGTAAATCAATGATTGGAGTGGTCATCGTGCGTCCTCCATTTCGTTGGCTGCCAACGTTGCTGCGACAGCGGCGTCGGCATTATCGGTCACCCCAGGCTTCGGCGGGATTGCCGCATAGACGTGGTGGCTACCCACCTGAGTGAGGACTGGGCGAATATCTTCACCGTAGCCCGGGTGCGACGAACGCGGAGCGAAACGGTCGCCGTCGGGGAAGTCCTTCGGGCTCGGCACAGTGCCAGGCACTTGGTGCAAGCGGCCAGAACCGGCCTCAATCGACAGCACAGCACCGAGAAGACCGCGGGTGTACTCGTGTGTCGGGTGAATAAGCAACTCCGACGTCGGCGCCTGCTCCACTACCTGGCCTGCATACATCACCGTGATCTTGTGGGCGACCTCTGCAACCAACGCGAGATCGTGGGAAACGAAGACCATGGCAAAGCCGAGCTTCTCGCGCAGTGAGTTGAGCAGCTCAACCACCTGCTTCTGGACAGTCACATCGAGAGCCGTTGTGGGCTCGTCGGCGATGATGAGCTTCGGATCGCGGGTCAGTGCCATTGCGATGAGCACGCGCTGACGTTGTCCTCCAGAAAGCTCGTGTGGGTATGACTCAAGCGTTCGCTTGGGGTCCAGGCCCACCAGTTCCAGGAGCTCCTCTGCCGAGCGAGTTCCTCCACGCGACGTGAGCTGCTTCATCTGAGTTTTGATCAGCATGGCCGGATTAAGCGAAGACAAGGCGTCCTGGTAAATCATGGCCAGTTCGTTACCCAAGAGCTTCTGACGCTCGTCTGGCTTCATCTTGAGCAAGTCCTTGCCCTGGTAAAGAATTTCGCCCTCAAACTTCGCACGCGGATCAATCAGACCCATGATGGTCAGAGCGGTGATCGACTTGCCACATCCAGATTCACCCACAAGGCCCATCGTCTCGTTCGGCGAAACCGAAAACGACACGTTATCGACGACGGCGACATCACCGTGACGCGGGAACCGGATCGACAGGTTCTTCACCTCAA encodes:
- a CDS encoding TetR/AcrR family transcriptional regulator, whose amino-acid sequence is MAESARKSAMERLLEGTLSERRLHTRMRLLKAGEELIASHGILGTSVGDITKKAGFTRGAFYSNFRDMDHFVQTLASEQWERILHALSDAFDSPAHTHTGSHADDAETLARLAELGQRIVEAIPLTRETSLLLTEFSTYLARSENKDTPLRAGADTFARQLAEVIDTRLAAIGRRTTLSTADTVQVILAMAERSITQALTRGKSNYTELLVRTLPEILVRLTQPSAEQSPQQ
- a CDS encoding alpha/beta hydrolase fold domain-containing protein, producing the protein MMNIAGQAKPYLDRELVALVEANPPSVNSDIRAWRKASEAAYVEPTMPHGFSREQRAVPSMTLPPAVGEPHDSQPTGREVELRVITRQGVAPGAVLFVIHGGGYVAGRAKFEDERCCELIKEFGDDLWPDGEKTLVTAAPDYALAPDYPHPAGLEDTVATLRYVRGEWPDVPIILYGDSAGSGMIRQLLARLSEEELSTLAGVIALEPCLSPRMDTPSFNTYADAVTWSAQAAQFSWDAYFGSLCDRSVIEPEVTQVSEEFPPVWIAVNPVDTLRDEGIAWYLSLADAGANVQLHAFPGTFHGWLAGLGTRSWERVKESLRPFIAEAIARHSAG
- a CDS encoding N-acetylmannosamine-6-phosphate 2-epimerase, producing MNPLIEQLRGKLVVSVQAYPGEPMRNPETMAQIARAAEIGGAAAIRCQGLADISAIKGRVEIPVIGLWKEGHDGVFITPTLHHARACRLAGSDIVAIDATRRPRPDGRTYGETVAALHDDGTLVMADCGSFDDAVMAVEAGSDIISTTLAGYTGEREKSHGPDFELLRQMVEAFPEVPVLCEGRVHTPADAAAVMEAGAFAVVVGTGITHPTSITQWFVNAVENR
- a CDS encoding ROK family protein codes for the protein MSQINGRVLALDIGGTKVGWAVFAHSHSHPDSSHAPLTRSDLTTVARGVMPTEAPKGGADLARRLVELTQSLVVEHSCVGVAIASAGVVDPETGAIISATDTLPGWSGTPLGGLLRHATGVPVWIINDVHAHGLGEATMGAGRGCGIVASIAVGTGIGGAVIDNGEISFGAHNLAGHFGHVHHHFGAGVPCSCGRSGHLEAFASGSGLAAWYNQRSDVEKVADGAQLRMRADAGDELARSCFTESAYAVGEVLSSLANCIDPNIIVVSGSVANKNGEEWWDSLRAGYAAGAMDGVSCVPIVGGELGDDAPLLGAYHNFIARSRDHHSL
- a CDS encoding dihydrodipicolinate synthase family protein, which encodes MTKPISGVVPPLAIPLKNTKLDVVSLERSINRMIEAGIDGLFVLGSTGEVAFSTSARREEILREATRIVAGRVPVLAGVIDTETERVIEHIKQAEKFGVDGIVATAPFYVLQGEEDVYRHFKALHEATDLPIWAYDIPVCVHWKLSPQFIMRLASEGILSGVKDSSGDDVSFRWLVRMNEAAGHPLQLLTGHEVVVDGALLGGADGSVPGLANVDPDGYVRMWKAAQAGDWPTVKAEQDRLADLMTMVFVKGVAGFGAGVGAFKAALKALGVFETNEMPTPVLPLEGENYEWVSAKLREAGLLA
- a CDS encoding ABC transporter ATP-binding protein, whose product is MTTPIIDLRNVEVTFRTRTGSIFHPNKVRAVRGVNIQVMPGQTVGIVGESGSGKSTMANVMIGLQPATSGQVFFNGEEVTKRSAADRRKIGRVISVVFQDPATALNPRMTVSDQLADPLRVHGIGDETSRAARVRELISVVGLPTSALDALPGQLSGGQRQRVAIARALALEPKAIIADEPTSALDVSVRAQILNLLMDLKKELGLAMVFISHDIQTVRYISDRIAVMNHGQIVEEGPAHELLANPQDDYTKKLLGAAPSLLHPTL